DNA sequence from the Anser cygnoides isolate HZ-2024a breed goose chromosome 7, Taihu_goose_T2T_genome, whole genome shotgun sequence genome:
gCAATACTGGAAGATGCTTAGATTCTTCATCAAGAAAAATGGTCTGAGAGGCAAAATATTCAggaaagtggaagaaaagaacGTAACTATAACATTGTCTTCTGGTGCTGTGAtgaacctttctttttctgatatcCTTGGGTAGCAAGCAGCAAATTAGAAAATCCTCAAAACGAATTTTGAAAGTAACCGCACTTTCTGCTCTGAGAGAGAAGTTTAAAATGTCTAACATAGTTTtgtgaggaagaggaaaatgtgCCGGAGGGCTGAGAGTTCTTAAGACCAAGTTATAAGCCTTTGAAAATAGGATTTTATAATGGAAAAGCAGAGATCATTAACTATTGTAAGCACCTCTAAGAATGACACCTCTATAGTAAATTACATTCAAATTAATATAAAACTGTAAAGATTCCCTGACAGCTTTGATTATGTAAGTTGATTTTAGTAGTTAAATGTTGACTTTCTATAATGCATTCTCCAAATATTATACTGAATGCTGCATCATATATAACAATTACCATGTCACAGTGCTATTTTGtgtaaattaaattattgacagcaatataattttgtattcactttattattttgattcatttttctgtcaaaatataCAATGACTCTTCACTAGATTTAGAAACCAGAAAAACTCTTTAGATGGTGAAGTATTATTCTCcatacattatttttccttagcCTGTAATGAGgttggaggggtgggggggagagaagCACCATTTAATTCCTTCTCTGacattgtgtgtgttttttagaCATGTTCTCAACTTTAAATTGTGTTACAATAGGTGTGCTTTCCAGAAAGCCTGCGAAGTCCAGAACAGCCCTGGTCAGCTCCTCCAGGGCTGCAGTCCTGGTGGTTTTAGTGGTGCACTAACACAAGGACTATCCTGAGTTGTGGGATGGGTTTCTTAATACGATGATTTTTCAGCTTAGCTGTAAGGAAGGTCCGTTGTACATCACAGGCGAATACTTCCTGTTCTTTGATATTTCTTGTagataaaagtaaaaatcaacATCTGTTCATTGCTGTTCTTTCTTCACACCTTTTCTTCCCAGGTTCTTCAAGGGTTATGGCAACAGTGATTGTCCCTTCTAGGATGCCTGTGAAGTATTTGCCAGTGGTGGTTGTAACTGTTCTCTCCAAATGCACAGCCTGTCAGCTTCTCACGACCTGCTCGGAGCTAGAGTGTGGAAATTGGGACACCAGCTGCATATTCCTACTGGACCTTGGCTCTTCTCTGGGTAGGTGCCCTGACCTTCCCTGTGGAGCCAGTCCTGCTCCCGTAAGATGGCCAGTGCCATTCTGTGAGATGGAAGAAATGGGCTCAGATGCAGTCAGGCAGAAAAGCGGACTGAATCCACAATGTCACACACTGTGGGCAAGGGTAACTAACtacaggtagaaaaaaaatccctccatTCTGAGTGGTGGTAGAAAGgttcagaaaatgtttatctTCTCAGCTGGTCCAGACCAAGTATGTTGGAGAAAGCCTACGCTGCAAATCTCAGTGAGGTTCAGTCATGGCTTAGGTACTGACAATCCTTACTCCCATCTGCATCTGCTcagtaataaaaagcaaaggtaCTTTGACACTGCTGAGAGTGCTGGAAAAAGTTTCTGGTGCCTGGTCCAGTGAGATCCGTGTAGCTGTGGGCTAGCTTCTTCTTCAGCAGGCTGGCCAGGTCTGCAGCCCATATAGTGCACTGGGAGCCCTAAAAGTCAATATTATTTTCCAGAGGCTCTTTCAAGTTGTCTTACTCAGCTGTGCTGAGCATGTAGAGTtgaggaggctgagaggaaaGCTGCAAGCTGTCAGTATGGTGAGGATGGGACAGCCCATGAGAAGGTAACAGGAGAAGGCTAAATCCTCTCTGAGTTCACCATGGACTTAGCAGTGTTCCCTAAATACCTGAAAGTTCACTTGTGTCTGTAAACCTGGGGTTGGGAACACAAATTTGCTTTCCATGGCAGCACAAAATTGCAAAAACTCATCTACTGATGAAATAACACTTAGCCACTGCACTTTCATTTAATTGAGTATGAGATGTTGATATATTCTTACGTCTGCAGCATACACCAAATTTTTCTGTGCTCAGTTTTAAGGGAGAGAAGCCCAAAGAGACACTTGGCAGTCTCTGGGAATTAGAGTAGTGCTGAAAGTAAATGTCACTTCTTATCCTGGatccttccttcttctccttgctTTGCCTCCATTTGGTATGGCACATACAAGATTTGTAATGTGGTGGTAGTAGTACGTGTGGAGCTGGCAAAGGGCCTGTTTGCTCAAAGACTGAGATGTTTTTATATTAGATGATCTGGTAGAAAAACATTACAACTCAGCCAAGCCTGCCCTCCTAAGACATTGGTATTGATGCATATTCTGTTGGCAAAATGAATGTATTAACAATTATTGCAGAGACAACTATGAAAGCCCCACATTAGCCCCACATTATGTTTTGTGTTAACTGGTTTATAAAGTCCCGGGAAGTCCTTAATGGGTGGAAGAATCATTTCCTTTTAGCTTTAGCAGCCTTCCcgcttttgattttttttaacttgcaaCTAAAGATCTTTTCCCTACATCTTTCTGCATATAATTTCACGCATCTTTCTTTGTATGAAGCAGTTTCACACACGACCACGTGTACAGCAGTACGGTTTTAATAGAACCTGCTTCGTTTGAGAGCAGACAAATAGACTTGGGTCGTCTTTTGGCACAGGCACAAAATGCAAAGCTCTAATGCTGAATTTCTCATTTGGCCTCAATTCTCGTTTGGTTTGCCAATGTGGGAGTTAATCgtataaacacagaaatacagaggACAGGGGGAAATACGTTCTGTTTTGTCCTGTTCGCGTAGCTCTGGTTCTCACTGGCTATGCTAATGCATTGCTTGCAACAGTTTAAATGGCCATGGTGATGAGGAACAGGTGGTGATGAGGAGTTAATGTGAGAGGACACAGAGAAATCATGTTGCTCGATAGGAAGTTGTTCCTCCCAGCATATTTCTGTCCTAGTCCATTCAAGTGGGACTCTGTAACAGTATCCTGTGACTATACCAGAAGATACAACTGCACTGAGTTCAAGTGCTAAACAAGTATATATCCTGTTTCAGCTAATTCTAGCATCTGAGATTTTAGGTGGCAGTCATTCCCCTTGATGTACGAGTGCCCAGACACTGTGAAGATGAACTAGGCCTTGTTAGGACCTCGTGctactaacctggaaagaggaatTTTGCACAAAAGGAGGATTTAAAGCTAAAACAGAGCAAACAGAAACTCACAGCTAGTTAGGTTATCCTGAGAGTTGGGAAAGACAAACCTGCTGGGCAGGTATTCCCTAACAATGTCATTTTGACATGACTAGCCTGCCTTCTCCTCGATGTATCCTCTATTTGTTCAAAGCAAATCATCTGCTCCTCTCAGTTATTTCAAAGTAAAGTCACAAGAATAGCTTGTTCCCACTCTATTCCAAATATAGCTGTTGGCAGCGATTGCTGAGAGAtaagggggaaggaaaaggaactaccaaggaagagggaagacaggagggggaagagagaaaagagctgAAAAGGTTGGACAATAGAGAGTAAAGAGAGACAGATGAATGAGAGGGGAGGTgaaagaataaggaaaatacatctcagcagagaaaataaagatagaAATAAACTCCTGCAAAAGAGGTGGAAGCAGCccaaatacagaataaaaaagcaCCATGCCCACCCTCAGGAGCAGTTTGAGTTTTAGCCTTGAAAAGTAACCAAAccttaaataaaatcaagccCAATTTTGACTTGCACTCAGATTGTAAGGGTTAGAGCATCAGAAAACTTATGCTAATTTACACTGCTTGAAGATCTGGTCCTagaaattttaaagcaaaacacgTTGCTTATTTTAATCTCTcgtgggatttttttaaaaattgtctgCTCCAATAAACTTTATTGGCAGTTTCAGATGGAAAACCATCCAGTGGGTAAAATTGCTGGCACTGAACCTCAGCACCCTTCTCAGGAGTTCGCAGTATTCTGGTCTTCTGGTGAGACTTGAGCATCTAGCCATGCCCTTgggagcagaaaacaaatgatgataagaaataaggaaaagtcAGAACCACCCTCAGACTGACTTACCCAGAGCAAAGAGCTGAGGGGTTTCAAGGCTCAGGACAGACTGGTTTAAGACCAAGGCACGGAGAAATGAGACGTAAATGGAAACAGGTTGTGAAAAATAGCACACAGACATGGCAAACACAGATGAGTCCTTGGCAATCCAGAAATCCCACGAACGGCTCCAACTTCCCTGGAGGGGTGGGAAGCTTCTGAGAAATACCCCCTGGAGCTCTTCTGCTTCTCATCTCAGAAGACTGGTTGGAAAATGGTGCTAGGGTTCTGCTTTCGCTCCTGGTCTGCTGAAGAGATGCGATATGTGACCTTACTCTCCAGCTGAGGATAAAAAGCCTTACCCAGTCCTGAAGGTGGTGTTTCCTCTGAACTGAGCACATCTGGATAGCCTTCTGGACAAGCTTTCTAAGTACTCAGGCACTAGGTAATGGAACCAACATTACTGAAAGTGTGACACTTgctatgcttttatttcagtccTTCAGAGAAGAAGGCAATTTGCATTGTTAAAGGATGTGTTCAATCAGTCTCACTCTGGGCTAGAGGACCAGTGCAGCTTTTGGACAAGAAGTTATTTACACAAAGTGCGGGAGACGCATTAGAGCAGGAAATATAAAGTTAAGCGAAGCTGCTTTTGGAAGGAAGGGCTGCAAAGTAAAGCTGAGCAGTCAGACTATCACTATTCAGAAACAAAGTCATTATTTTGAGAGTCTTGTCACATGGGTGGTGTATGTATGAGTTATATCTGAGTTACTCTCCCTGTTGtgagatacatttttttttcttttccagcaagcATCACGCAGAGCTGATATTTTACCCAGTCAGCTTATACATGTGTGGAGGAGCCGCTGACTTTGGTCACGGAGCTGTGTGCAGTTTGCAGGCCACCTGGGACACTTCTGGGCCAGATCGGGTGGCGTGGCTGGCCGCGGGGCCAGGTTGGTGCTGGGCTCCTGGGCAGCGAGAGACCCGGCGGGTGGCAGTGAGCGGGAGCGCCTGGCCGGGCTGCCTGAGGCTCCCAGCCCCATGCGAGAGGGTGCTGGAGGGCCTTTTGGCTGGGATGCCTCCTTTATGGCTTGCTCCCAGTGCCTCTCTGCGTTACGTGGTGTCTAACCTTAATGCTCTGGGGAGAGGGGCGTCATCGCAGCCTGTGGGATTGCAGCCATCGGGCAACCTTGCTGCCCTGGCCCGGGATCTGGGACCCACCGAGGCTCTGCATTTGTGTCTCTACAGGTAGCACATCCGCAGCGCAAAGCTTCGGAGAGATGCCGTGCGCTGAAACACCAGGAGCACCCAGCCCAGCGCgcagctttctgctctgcaggcCGAGTCCTCTCCGGCTCCCGAGCGCCTGCTCCCAGGAGAGGGCAGTGGAGCCGCACACGCTCCCGTGCTGCGGCCGGCGGGAAGGCCGGCTCCCCCGGCTGCTGGGCAAGGAGAGGGACGGGGCAGCAGAGGTAGGAGTACAGATTGATACGTATGCTAGGAACCGTGTACAGGAATATCCAAGTGTTCCGCGCATTTAATAACGAGAATGAGTTGTCTGTaaacaaaaatagatttggGGTGACCGagtttgttgttgcttttaattGACTGGAAGTTTTCTCTGttatatgtatttgtttatgGCCACACACATTTATACCAGTAACTTGCTGATTCTGCACAGGCTTAACTTCTATAGCCTGAATTAGAAAATGTTATTGACATTTAAAGAACCCCTCAGGATGCTGCTACAGCTCTCCTGAGCCAACTCCTCACAATACAGTCATTTACTTATTTCAAATTTACAGGCATTCACGCTAAGACAACAAGAAGCCTTGGTTGAAAACCGCAGAGTGTGGTTTTAAGGTACCATAATTAAGGGCAGACTGGGATGCCTTCTCCTCTACTCTCTAACCACCCCCCTTCCCTTAGCATGCGAGCAGTCAGGCAGCTGTTTCCTGTAGGTTCGTGTTTACACCAGGTTTCCCTGGCTGGGCACTGGCTTTCAGTGACCAGCCAGTAAAGGCTGAGACCCTGTGGCAGGTCTGTGAGGGAATGGTAGGTTAGATTTAAGGGAAGTGGCTTTTGACTGCAGCCTGGGAATCCAGCAGACACCCCTGGCAAAACACAAGGCATTAGTAAACAAGTATTTCTTCCTGTGAGGACATGCCAGATCTCTCTACTTTCAatgaaaaagggcaaatttatGAAACTCTGAAATACGGCTTCGGAGACAAGAACTTCTCTTTTATGTGAAAtgtgtaaacaaacaaaccccaatCCCCCGCAACAAAAAGCACCCACAAACCACACCCTGAATCTAGCACAGGCTTAGGACCAACTTTCCTTGCTGTCATCAGAAGACAGGATCACTTTCCTCTAATCCGGGAGCAAgacccagctcccagctgagcTGGGGTCACGCTAATATCCCAAAAGCAGCGAGGTGCACAGTGGAAGCGTGAGGGTGTGTTTCCCAAGCAGACCTACTGGTATCACTGCTGTTAGCACATGAGGTCGGTCGAGTTTTGCTATGAAAGCATAGTAACCCCCCTGGAGCAACTCGGAAGTGTGGTGTTAAGCTGGTTAAATggtgctgccagctcctgcagatgATGAGTTGCCTTTTCTTCCTTAGCCCTCTTAAATTCAGGTGCAATTTTACTTCTGCAGCTTCTATCTCAGGTGCTCACAGTAGAGAATGACCACAGGGAAATACACCCAGTGCAGCACCAGCTAGCACCTTGTTAAAAAAGCAAGTACACAAGTACAATAAATccgggggtgggggtgggggggtgggggtgttcAAAGAAATTGGGAGTGAAAGAGAAGTTCAGCCCTTCAGCTCTGACCTCTGCACTCAGGCAGCGCTATATCCAGTCAGACATGTCACACCGGTAAGGGGAGAAGGCAGGACCGCTCCGTGTAAGTATAAATCTTCTTGGGAGAATCCCAACGTGCAAGGTACCCAGTACAAAGTTAGCATGCATTTCTGCGTTCATTTCCAATTCACTACTGAATGATCTGAAATCAGTCAGTGAAAATACCCTGAGTGGGTTCAGGGTGGGTTGCAAATTGGGTAGTTTTGCCTTTGGAAGCTGCAGAGTCCAAGGAGAAGCCAGATACTTGCACGCATACAGGGccactgaagcacagctcctctgttGGTGTGAGTGGGGCTTTGGCAATTTACACCAACAATCTGTCCGTCATATGAAACCACGTGGTTAATAGGAACCACAGGAATCAGTAGGATTTTTTGCGTGTAAGGCTCATTGACGTCAGTACGAGTTGGACGGTCTAACCCTGGATGCTAGTTTAATCAGCCAAATGAGGATCAAAGGCACAAAACACATGCAGAGCTCTACAGCACGAATATCTGAAAAGGGACCAGAACCATTCAAGTTTCATCTGTCAACGTCTTCCTGAAGACCAAGCATTAACTATGTTTCCATCTTGCCCTGCACCAGATCCTGCCGCCCTTCAGACAAAGCTCCCATTGAGTGTGACTTGGTTGTCTGCGTAGAGGCTGGAAATCAGGCACAATTTACCCCATCCTTAAGaaggcttttaaaatgaacCAACAAAGTCAAATAACAGCAGTATTCCTTATGTGAAGTTAGCCAGGATGTCTGTTAAATTGTATTCGTGTCAGTCTTTCATGGAATCCTTTGCCACAGCGGAAGAGTGTTAAATTTGCCGAGTTGGTTCAAAGGTGGAGTTGAGATATGGGGATGTGAAACTCTGGTTCTTCTCTCTTTCGTGTGCTTTATGATTTAGTGTCATCAGTGGGCAcgtggtattttaaaataatataggAAGATGCTGTCAAATATCAATTAAACCCGTATCCGACACGTGCACGACGTTTTTTAGTAAGGAGGATACTCTTAGAGTTACCTGTTTCTCAAATTCATGTAAAGTAACTTGCCCCACCGCACAACAGATTccaatattttgttctttcatagTAGTGATGAGACCAATTATAGCTCCGCTGTAATGGAAAggaatacaataaaatacaatacaattgCTCCTACTTCTCAGTCAAATTTCCCAGAacctgtctctctctctctgtctctctgtcacaatttaacttttaaattgagattgtttttttttaaaccaaaatatcTAGGATCCTACTGAAATTGAACATGAGCTTTCTTTCAACTCAGTCTCACCTGCCAAACTGTATTGGCTGTACATTAAGTGCTAGAAAGaattggtaaaaaaaaaaaaatcttactatatgttaaaaaacactaagtgtatatattatatattatatatataatttcctaATTACTATGTGCGCTTCCCAGATCACCCGTAAGGGAAAATATCTAGATTTATGCCTACTGTTCCTTAGAAAGCATGACAAATGCCCCTGACGCTTTTACTTTTTTAGGTATGCTCTTGTCTAGCCTGGGTTCTGCGCTGACTGGAGGAGC
Encoded proteins:
- the LOC125183441 gene encoding uncharacterized protein: MHSLSASHDLLGARVWKLGHQLHIPTGPWLFSGKHHAELIFYPVSLYMCGGAADFGHGAVCSLQATWDTSGPDRVAWLAAGPGSTSAAQSFGEMPCAETPGAPSPARSFLLCRPSPLRLPSACSQERAVEPHTLPCCGRREGRLPRLLGKERDGAAEVCSCLAWVLR